Proteins encoded in a region of the Streptomyces sp. NBC_01241 genome:
- a CDS encoding GNAT family N-acetyltransferase: protein MSPSQKPPALYVRIANDLRQRISAGEFASGPLPTETSLAEKHATTRVTVRKGLDLLIQEGLIYADRPRGHFVRVRRPMIYRPQQEFRKRPLSPEMDSFLTEMTELGREASQTIEVSVVPAPPIVRERLRLEEGELTAVRRRVRFLDGEPYLSNDSYFPRALVKDSDEIMNPADIARGANVVLAELGYQQVRTVREYEWTMPDPAQTARLGIPPGTPIAEEVVTGYTAAGQPVRCVINCLPGDRIKMVLEDERPRLGSELTIAPAAPEDLETVTALWKQAGDWLRERGIDQWQYEPRTDRIRENIAAGECFLVHDQGIAVATITLDTHADPDFWNEDEAAEDALYVHRMVVRRDASGEELGSALLDWASTRAEAGGKKWLRLDAWRTNQGLLDYYRARDFDLIRTVPADGRQSGALFQRKAGRVRGVGPALTEPADSATTPEDK, encoded by the coding sequence ATGTCACCTAGTCAGAAGCCGCCCGCGCTTTATGTGCGGATCGCGAATGACCTGCGCCAACGCATCAGCGCAGGTGAGTTCGCCTCCGGCCCCCTCCCCACAGAGACCTCGCTCGCGGAGAAGCACGCGACCACGCGAGTCACCGTCCGCAAGGGCCTGGACCTGCTGATCCAGGAGGGCCTCATCTACGCGGACCGCCCGCGGGGGCACTTCGTACGGGTCAGGCGCCCGATGATCTACAGGCCGCAGCAGGAGTTCAGGAAGCGCCCCCTCAGCCCCGAGATGGACAGCTTCCTCACCGAGATGACGGAGCTGGGGCGCGAGGCGTCCCAGACGATCGAGGTCTCGGTGGTGCCGGCGCCGCCCATCGTGCGTGAACGGCTCCGCCTGGAGGAGGGCGAGCTGACCGCCGTCCGCCGCCGCGTCCGGTTCCTGGACGGCGAGCCCTACCTCTCGAACGACAGCTACTTTCCCCGCGCGCTCGTCAAGGACAGCGACGAGATCATGAACCCGGCCGACATCGCGCGGGGTGCGAACGTCGTCCTGGCCGAACTCGGCTACCAGCAGGTGCGCACGGTGCGCGAGTACGAGTGGACGATGCCGGACCCGGCCCAGACCGCCCGCCTGGGCATCCCGCCCGGCACACCGATCGCCGAAGAAGTCGTCACCGGCTACACCGCCGCCGGGCAGCCGGTCAGGTGCGTCATCAACTGCCTGCCCGGGGACCGCATCAAGATGGTGCTGGAGGACGAACGGCCGCGCCTGGGCAGCGAACTGACCATCGCCCCGGCCGCTCCGGAGGACCTGGAGACCGTCACGGCCCTGTGGAAGCAGGCCGGGGACTGGCTGCGGGAGCGGGGCATCGATCAGTGGCAGTACGAGCCGCGCACCGACCGCATCCGCGAGAACATCGCCGCCGGAGAGTGCTTCCTGGTCCACGACCAGGGCATAGCGGTCGCCACGATCACTCTCGACACCCACGCCGATCCAGATTTCTGGAACGAGGACGAGGCCGCCGAGGATGCGCTGTACGTGCACCGGATGGTCGTCCGGCGGGACGCCAGCGGCGAGGAACTGGGCAGTGCCCTGCTCGACTGGGCGAGCACCCGGGCCGAGGCCGGCGGGAAGAAGTGGCTGCGCCTCGACGCCTGGCGAACGAACCAGGGGCTCCTCGACTACTACCGCGCACGCGACTTCGACCTGATCCGTACGGTCCCGGCGGACGGCCGCCAGTCCGGCGCCCTCTTCCAGCGGAAGGCGGGCCGCGTCCGCGGGGTGGGCCCCGCCCTGACCGAACCGGCCGATTCCGCAACTACGCCCGAGGACAAATGA
- a CDS encoding DUF2637 domain-containing protein — protein sequence MTITEPRTETDTNPLMTRTDRRTVGKAAAKEAGARAKQAEVAAEKDEKLAGLDVEDKSLDIEEKRQKVERRRRQLAREEKARVRKEAVQKWKGRGKALVHALPVIVAVSAVAALIVASVWIAWPAQAEAMREDLGARSWVVPGVVEGLTWTSASLTILAVRRKAPAGRYRAMTVISALIAASLNLFHSPSASAGQVNALASLAGVLAFELVVGLLQHTQSGRTAAEVREQLARWIAHPLVSLTAWRIRAPYRKTITVQKAWDQAWESHHGGQPGTTAARVRRQRRAEARMERARSKAGRRRVRELKRSLEATATEAAIAESSAELAQARADEMRARAEEFRSRAIKEEEKAQARLSSQKYRGLPWIGGQWVPVLSPQTRSEGDAERSEDPKIQFPSGESAPRTPARNGAEQGERNAPAGTRNAPKSAGGNDSKAGTERDLSEHLDKAFPVARELAYEAAADRRKRTGNGFFSPYTLASRIGVRRQDGPALLALLEARPGFAEAMAEEIEKARAAQQDTDRNEKELEPTA from the coding sequence ATGACCATCACCGAACCCCGCACCGAGACCGACACCAACCCCCTGATGACCCGCACCGACCGCCGCACGGTCGGGAAGGCCGCCGCCAAGGAGGCCGGAGCCCGCGCCAAGCAGGCCGAGGTCGCGGCCGAGAAGGACGAGAAGCTCGCCGGGCTCGACGTCGAGGACAAGAGCCTGGACATCGAGGAGAAGCGGCAGAAGGTCGAGCGCCGCCGCCGCCAGCTCGCCCGCGAGGAGAAGGCCCGGGTCCGCAAGGAGGCCGTGCAGAAGTGGAAGGGCCGCGGCAAGGCCCTGGTGCACGCCCTCCCCGTGATCGTCGCGGTCTCCGCCGTCGCCGCGCTGATCGTGGCGTCCGTCTGGATCGCATGGCCGGCACAGGCCGAGGCGATGCGCGAGGACCTGGGCGCACGGTCCTGGGTCGTCCCCGGCGTGGTCGAGGGACTGACCTGGACCTCCGCGTCCCTGACCATCCTGGCCGTCCGCCGCAAGGCACCGGCGGGCCGCTACCGGGCGATGACCGTCATCAGCGCGCTGATCGCGGCCAGCCTCAACCTCTTCCACTCGCCCAGCGCTTCGGCCGGACAGGTCAACGCGCTCGCCTCGCTCGCCGGTGTGCTCGCCTTCGAGCTGGTGGTCGGTCTGCTCCAGCACACCCAGAGCGGCCGGACGGCCGCCGAGGTGCGCGAGCAGCTCGCCCGGTGGATCGCGCACCCGCTGGTGTCGCTGACCGCCTGGCGTATCCGGGCCCCGTACCGCAAGACGATCACGGTCCAGAAGGCATGGGATCAAGCGTGGGAGTCGCACCACGGCGGCCAGCCGGGCACGACGGCCGCACGGGTACGCCGCCAGCGCCGGGCCGAGGCCCGCATGGAGCGGGCGCGTTCCAAGGCGGGCCGCCGACGGGTGCGCGAGCTGAAGCGTTCCCTGGAGGCGACCGCCACCGAGGCCGCCATCGCGGAGAGTTCCGCCGAGCTCGCCCAGGCCCGTGCGGACGAGATGCGGGCCCGTGCCGAGGAGTTCCGGAGCAGGGCCATCAAGGAGGAGGAGAAGGCCCAGGCGCGGCTCAGTTCCCAGAAGTACCGGGGGCTGCCGTGGATCGGGGGCCAGTGGGTTCCCGTGCTCTCCCCACAGACCCGTTCCGAGGGCGACGCAGAGCGTTCCGAGGACCCGAAAATCCAGTTCCCGTCTGGGGAGTCGGCCCCTCGGACCCCCGCACGGAACGGTGCGGAACAGGGTGAGCGGAACGCCCCCGCAGGAACCCGGAACGCGCCGAAGTCGGCCGGCGGGAACGACTCGAAGGCCGGAACGGAACGCGACCTGAGCGAGCACCTGGACAAGGCGTTCCCGGTCGCCCGGGAACTGGCGTACGAGGCTGCGGCCGACCGGCGCAAGCGGACCGGGAACGGCTTCTTCTCCCCGTACACCCTCGCCAGCCGGATCGGTGTCCGCCGCCAGGACGGGCCCGCGCTGCTGGCTCTGCTGGAGGCGCGGCCCGGGTTCGCCGAGGCGATGGCCGAGGAGATCGAGAAGGCCCGCGCGGCCCAGCAGGACACCGACCGGAACGAGAAGGAACTGGAGCCCACCGCATGA
- a CDS encoding NUDIX domain-containing protein, with protein MTETIPAERRCWSVSWPQYTPADITPPELLPAALAHHVPDWAEGAATPADVHDWPLRHADALVPFQLDARGWPLHPQGRTGRTGRNLGKWGENAAADPIVVAGHGDDRRVLLITRDDIGVEAIPGGMCDPGETAPATLARELREETGVDLSDRQPVILGRDLVDDWRNSDHAWVASTSALFVLPATVRAVAADDAVDAGWWPFGSLAELDAAISAAGRVLYGAHRPLLQRALDHLDRPQQAARPR; from the coding sequence ATGACCGAGACCATCCCCGCCGAACGACGCTGCTGGTCGGTGAGCTGGCCGCAGTACACTCCGGCGGACATCACGCCGCCCGAGCTGCTGCCTGCGGCTCTGGCTCACCACGTGCCTGACTGGGCCGAGGGCGCCGCGACCCCGGCCGACGTGCACGACTGGCCTCTGCGCCATGCCGACGCGCTCGTGCCGTTCCAGCTGGACGCGAGGGGCTGGCCCCTTCACCCGCAAGGCCGCACCGGCCGCACCGGCCGGAATTTGGGCAAGTGGGGCGAGAACGCGGCCGCCGACCCGATCGTGGTCGCGGGCCACGGTGACGACCGCCGGGTGCTGCTGATCACCCGTGACGACATCGGCGTCGAAGCGATCCCGGGTGGGATGTGCGACCCGGGCGAGACCGCCCCGGCCACGCTGGCCCGCGAGTTGCGTGAGGAGACCGGCGTCGACCTGAGCGACCGCCAGCCCGTCATCCTCGGCCGCGACCTGGTCGACGACTGGCGGAACTCGGACCACGCGTGGGTCGCCTCCACCAGTGCCCTGTTCGTACTGCCCGCCACGGTGCGCGCCGTCGCCGCCGACGACGCGGTGGACGCCGGATGGTGGCCCTTCGGCTCCCTCGCCGAGCTCGACGCCGCGATCAGCGCGGCCGGACGTGTCCTCTACGGCGCCCACCGGCCGCTTCTCCAGCGCGCCCTCGACCACCTCGACCGGCCGCAACAGGCCGCCCGGCCCCGCTGA
- a CDS encoding AAA family ATPase has translation MTQPHLLPEEALNLPNALILLLGASGSGKTRTSKMFEPHMVLRADDLRAMCADDPGSQQVNGPVWQALHTMLDARLRLGLRTAVDATNANAGDRQTLIRAGRSHGAPVVALLMGTAPSVAQARNAVRPANRSVPADTVATQHAQIVAAHPRLAKEGFDHILFAEQLPVLGTALERLTREERTAEPIADVRRTFGDAAAELFDWDTPSRDMQYRTGTFGAGGESLRVRWMDDGDPYDLRFEALVSCPTDWCAGPAWTPVRSVAELSAAHQNNPLDDSQCVRCDS, from the coding sequence ATGACCCAGCCCCACCTCCTTCCCGAGGAAGCGCTCAACCTCCCCAACGCCCTGATCCTGCTGCTCGGGGCAAGCGGCTCAGGCAAGACCCGCACCAGCAAGATGTTCGAGCCGCACATGGTCCTGCGCGCCGACGACCTGCGGGCCATGTGCGCGGACGACCCCGGCAGCCAGCAGGTCAACGGCCCGGTGTGGCAGGCCCTGCACACGATGCTCGACGCCCGCCTGCGCCTGGGCCTGCGAACCGCCGTGGACGCCACGAACGCCAACGCGGGCGACCGGCAGACGCTCATCCGCGCCGGCCGCAGCCACGGGGCGCCCGTCGTCGCCCTGCTGATGGGCACCGCGCCCTCAGTCGCGCAGGCCCGCAACGCCGTACGGCCCGCGAACCGCAGCGTCCCGGCGGACACCGTCGCCACCCAGCACGCGCAGATCGTCGCGGCCCATCCGCGCCTGGCCAAGGAGGGGTTCGACCACATCCTCTTCGCCGAGCAGCTGCCCGTCCTGGGCACCGCCCTGGAACGGCTGACCCGCGAGGAGCGCACCGCCGAACCGATCGCGGACGTCCGCCGCACCTTCGGGGACGCGGCCGCGGAACTCTTCGACTGGGACACCCCCAGCCGCGACATGCAGTACCGCACCGGCACCTTCGGCGCCGGAGGCGAGTCCCTGCGCGTGCGCTGGATGGACGACGGCGACCCCTACGACCTCCGGTTCGAGGCACTCGTCTCCTGCCCCACCGACTGGTGCGCCGGCCCGGCCTGGACGCCGGTGCGGTCGGTTGCCGAACTCTCCGCCGCCCACCAGAACAACCCGCTCGACGACAGCCAGTGCGTCCGCTGCGACTCCTGA
- a CDS encoding helix-turn-helix domain-containing protein — protein sequence MNTETGELVQMQFFEDETIQRARVRYDWTPHPGRHVNVPKVFLAKLYAKDSGYTAKHRDLFFFYLAHSPDGAQPLRLTYKEIGEILGGRPATISTLLGTLHAGGLLLEAEKIGRMTFYRVNPRAGFDGSAVNQVEAVKDARLPVVPAPATSAQKKKEAS from the coding sequence GTGAACACCGAGACCGGCGAGCTCGTGCAGATGCAGTTCTTCGAGGACGAGACGATCCAGCGCGCGAGAGTCCGCTACGACTGGACTCCGCACCCCGGGCGACACGTCAATGTCCCGAAGGTGTTTCTGGCGAAGCTCTACGCCAAGGACAGCGGGTATACGGCGAAGCACAGGGATCTGTTCTTCTTCTACCTCGCCCATTCGCCGGATGGTGCTCAGCCGCTGAGGCTGACTTACAAGGAGATCGGTGAGATTCTGGGAGGACGTCCGGCTACGATCTCGACGCTCCTGGGTACGTTGCACGCGGGTGGGCTTCTCCTCGAAGCGGAGAAGATCGGCCGCATGACGTTCTACCGGGTCAATCCGCGGGCTGGCTTCGATGGGTCGGCGGTGAACCAGGTGGAGGCCGTCAAGGATGCGCGCCTCCCGGTGGTACCTGCTCCGGCCACTTCGGCCCAGAAGAAGAAGGAGGCATCGTGA
- a CDS encoding GGDEF domain-containing protein, with translation MQPAIRTGALLDRVRADLGRPDASPQQLRTALAEVVPAAEELLAQVADLQGQLAQARTCPVTGLPTRSAWTTQAQDVLAAGPAAVLLADLDAFKPVNDRFGHAAGDAVLAAVGARLAQWAAAEGAVAGRLGGDEFAVALPDGPGLSARITRLHTLLTAPIAYRDLTLTVGASIGTARTAGLADATVSAALKQADAAMYQVKGRGRRGRRLAGIVPLRTPALLARVLPFRKAA, from the coding sequence ATGCAGCCCGCCATACGCACCGGCGCCCTGCTCGACCGTGTCCGCGCCGACCTCGGCCGCCCCGACGCCAGCCCCCAGCAGTTGCGGACCGCCCTCGCCGAGGTCGTGCCCGCCGCCGAGGAGCTACTGGCCCAGGTGGCCGACCTCCAGGGCCAGCTCGCCCAGGCCCGCACGTGCCCGGTCACCGGCCTGCCCACCCGGTCCGCATGGACCACGCAGGCCCAGGACGTCCTGGCGGCGGGCCCCGCGGCCGTCCTCCTCGCAGACCTCGACGCGTTCAAGCCGGTCAATGACCGCTTCGGCCACGCGGCGGGCGACGCCGTCCTCGCCGCCGTCGGTGCCCGACTGGCGCAGTGGGCCGCTGCCGAGGGGGCCGTGGCCGGACGGCTCGGCGGCGACGAGTTCGCCGTGGCCCTCCCCGACGGCCCCGGCCTGTCCGCCCGCATCACCCGGCTGCACACCCTGCTTACCGCCCCCATCGCCTACCGCGACCTGACCCTGACCGTCGGCGCCTCCATCGGCACCGCCCGAACCGCCGGCCTCGCCGACGCCACCGTGTCCGCCGCGCTCAAGCAGGCCGACGCCGCGATGTACCAGGTCAAGGGCCGGGGCCGCCGCGGCCGCCGCCTCGCGGGGATCGTGCCGCTGCGCACCCCCGCTCTCCTCGCCCGTGTCCTCCCCTTCCGAAAGGCAGCCTGA
- a CDS encoding RapZ C-terminal domain-containing protein, with the protein MIRIVSFGYGHAAPPVAEATYDLRRLFRNPFHDPELKNLTGLDAAVYEHVLATPGVESLAQVVTFLAVGLHDTARGGDITIAYGCVGGRHRSVGLARRTQELIQLTHRETAVEHRDIGKPLLPPSAH; encoded by the coding sequence GTGATCCGCATCGTCTCCTTCGGCTACGGCCATGCCGCGCCCCCCGTCGCGGAGGCCACCTACGACCTCCGGCGCCTGTTCAGGAACCCGTTCCACGACCCCGAGTTGAAGAACCTCACCGGTCTGGACGCGGCCGTGTACGAGCACGTCCTGGCGACGCCCGGCGTCGAATCCCTCGCCCAGGTCGTCACCTTCCTCGCGGTCGGCCTCCACGACACCGCCCGCGGCGGGGACATCACCATCGCCTACGGCTGCGTCGGAGGCCGGCACCGCTCGGTCGGACTTGCCCGCCGCACCCAGGAGCTCATCCAGCTCACCCACCGCGAGACGGCCGTCGAGCACCGCGACATCGGCAAGCCGCTGCTGCCCCCGTCCGCTCACTGA
- a CDS encoding RapZ C-terminal domain-containing protein encodes MVRVTISTFGYDHGTPEEPSDITLDIRRHVLATHQIPDAEQRTGLDPVIANTVLSAAGVARLVDNTALLAIGLLEDVADARARLVKIAVGDAGGVHWSVGVAEEIARVLRQNDVETEVVHREIQVRRTGA; translated from the coding sequence ATGGTCCGCGTCACCATCAGCACCTTCGGCTACGACCACGGCACCCCGGAGGAACCGAGCGACATCACGCTGGACATCCGCCGGCACGTCCTGGCAACCCACCAGATCCCGGACGCGGAGCAGCGCACCGGCCTGGACCCCGTCATCGCGAACACGGTCCTGTCGGCCGCGGGCGTCGCCCGGCTCGTCGACAACACCGCGCTGCTCGCCATCGGTCTCCTGGAGGACGTTGCCGACGCCCGCGCCCGCCTGGTGAAGATCGCCGTGGGCGACGCCGGGGGAGTCCACTGGTCGGTGGGCGTCGCGGAGGAGATCGCCCGGGTGCTGCGCCAGAACGACGTCGAGACCGAAGTCGTCCACCGCGAGATCCAGGTCCGCCGCACCGGGGCGTGA
- a CDS encoding DUF6919 domain-containing protein yields MSRSTARIWSTARTLSDLGDLTAQWLEGDLATLAGGAYRGGPDEETGPLVPVLAAMNRAGHVTFQSQPGCDGPAFDGRRWRQRAAVMCLTDAEGLQRLTRTARDAGLLLAVHRTCSRGPVRDILATTWGGHEHTSFGGRVPKGYIRLEYRGCHREAVRAAVDAHQVTLVDPVWGRDTVLWPALTEALAPAP; encoded by the coding sequence ATGTCCCGCTCGACCGCACGAATCTGGTCCACCGCCCGCACGCTGTCCGACCTCGGCGACCTGACCGCCCAGTGGCTGGAGGGCGACCTGGCGACGCTGGCCGGCGGCGCCTACCGGGGTGGCCCGGACGAGGAGACCGGCCCCCTGGTGCCCGTGCTCGCCGCCATGAACCGGGCCGGGCACGTCACCTTCCAGTCCCAGCCCGGATGCGACGGCCCCGCCTTCGACGGCCGCCGGTGGCGCCAGCGCGCCGCCGTCATGTGCCTCACCGACGCCGAGGGCCTTCAGCGGCTCACCCGCACCGCTCGCGACGCGGGTCTGCTGCTCGCCGTGCACCGCACCTGTAGCCGCGGGCCGGTGCGCGACATCCTCGCCACCACCTGGGGCGGCCACGAACACACCTCATTCGGCGGCCGGGTACCCAAGGGGTACATCCGGCTGGAGTACCGCGGATGCCACCGCGAGGCCGTACGGGCCGCCGTCGACGCCCACCAGGTCACCCTCGTCGATCCGGTGTGGGGCCGGGACACCGTGCTGTGGCCCGCGCTGACCGAGGCGCTCGCCCCGGCTCCCTGA
- a CDS encoding DUF2742 domain-containing protein — MTADASQLWAEHQVTTLAEGAREWTVPPYGSLAWSQLPPNDPRRYAAVIEAAEQWRRQVAEEERLDQLADDDPAAWYAEVTAGANDEARRLAGRLARMRTLAELDAARAHRPPRELRATPGWPPVAIPGKPGRYLHPAPCAMAA; from the coding sequence ATGACCGCCGACGCCTCGCAGCTGTGGGCCGAGCACCAGGTCACCACGCTCGCCGAAGGCGCGCGGGAGTGGACCGTCCCCCCGTACGGATCGCTCGCGTGGAGCCAGCTCCCGCCCAACGATCCGCGCCGGTACGCCGCCGTCATCGAGGCCGCCGAGCAGTGGCGGCGCCAGGTTGCCGAGGAGGAGCGCCTGGACCAGCTGGCCGACGACGACCCTGCCGCCTGGTACGCGGAGGTGACCGCCGGGGCGAACGACGAAGCCCGACGCCTGGCCGGCCGCCTCGCCCGGATGCGCACCCTCGCCGAACTGGACGCCGCCCGCGCCCACCGCCCGCCGCGTGAGCTGCGGGCCACCCCCGGCTGGCCCCCCGTCGCCATTCCCGGCAAGCCCGGCCGGTACCTGCACCCCGCCCCGTGCGCGATGGCTGCGTGA
- a CDS encoding helix-turn-helix domain-containing protein has protein sequence MSLTPMLWAMKAAPVADTTEKLILISLAERADEDGCDAFPSKATLAKDALCDEKTVQRKLGKLADRKLIGMGDQRAAQYIEKRYRPKVYDLLIPYSWFPDVDDINETRRRRGRGLLTPENRPDIVPAPTRVQRSDKGKPRAKQGSAASRGDKESPLENQGAAPASGGTESPARGDSQSQQGGLTDPQTSPVEPPHSNLPMAPSARNAGNGRQAPTGSSARGTSSGSAAADGAGAPNRTSARSGREVLVTAEVQRVLEGFPDALREALVRKVRSDRPKTVVQAIEKQLAGGGLAQAKLLGDRVARRWVTHGYTKHHAEGTLTSPVGAAVAMLQPGPCPEPRCEDGELDDGNPCRSCLEREKDRRADKERARKARTAEKEAEFRRRACPYCKEDRGTAGQPCGDCAGAIASSKRDAAAFVDQAVAEHLARTGGDHQAAAAFRAHVTEEIERARMSVAARGADLLGQALTIRLTADNLAREQSRLREQAAAEENVALAAETDRPDPGPVASIPAQPWGGDHCPGHENTGCPWDKPAVGTDGLCARCRIEAVKRQPAHVG, from the coding sequence ATGAGCCTCACCCCGATGCTCTGGGCGATGAAGGCCGCCCCCGTCGCCGACACGACCGAGAAGCTGATCCTGATCTCCCTCGCCGAGCGGGCCGACGAGGACGGATGCGACGCGTTCCCGTCCAAGGCCACCCTGGCGAAGGATGCGCTCTGCGACGAGAAGACCGTCCAGCGAAAGCTGGGCAAGCTGGCCGACCGCAAGCTGATCGGCATGGGCGACCAGCGGGCCGCGCAGTACATCGAGAAGCGCTACCGGCCGAAGGTCTACGACCTGCTCATCCCGTACAGCTGGTTCCCGGACGTCGACGACATCAACGAGACCCGCCGGCGGCGCGGCCGGGGACTCCTCACCCCGGAAAACCGTCCCGACATCGTGCCCGCGCCCACCCGCGTACAGCGCTCTGACAAGGGGAAACCCCGCGCCAAGCAGGGCTCTGCCGCCTCCAGGGGGGACAAGGAGTCCCCCCTGGAGAACCAGGGTGCCGCTCCCGCATCAGGGGGGACTGAGAGTCCCGCCAGGGGGGACTCTCAGTCCCAGCAGGGGGGATTGACAGACCCCCAAACCTCCCCTGTTGAACCTCCCCACTCAAACCTCCCCATGGCGCCTTCGGCGCGAAACGCTGGTAACGGCCGTCAGGCCCCTACAGGTAGTAGCGCGCGCGGGACGTCGAGCGGCTCCGCCGCGGCTGACGGCGCAGGAGCGCCGAACCGGACGTCGGCTCGATCTGGCAGGGAAGTGCTGGTGACGGCCGAGGTGCAGCGCGTCCTCGAAGGCTTCCCGGACGCTCTCCGGGAGGCCCTGGTCCGCAAGGTCCGCTCCGACCGGCCGAAGACCGTGGTCCAGGCCATCGAGAAGCAGCTGGCCGGGGGCGGCCTCGCCCAGGCGAAGCTGCTCGGGGACCGAGTCGCCCGCCGCTGGGTAACGCACGGCTACACCAAGCATCACGCCGAGGGAACCCTGACCAGCCCGGTGGGCGCGGCCGTGGCCATGCTCCAGCCGGGCCCGTGCCCCGAACCGCGCTGCGAGGACGGCGAGCTCGACGACGGCAACCCCTGCCGTAGCTGCCTGGAGCGGGAGAAGGACCGCCGCGCCGACAAGGAGCGGGCTCGCAAGGCTCGGACTGCGGAGAAGGAAGCCGAGTTCCGCCGCCGGGCCTGCCCGTACTGCAAGGAGGACCGGGGCACCGCCGGCCAGCCGTGCGGAGACTGCGCCGGAGCAATCGCCTCCTCGAAGCGGGACGCGGCCGCCTTCGTCGACCAGGCCGTGGCCGAACACCTGGCGCGGACCGGCGGTGACCACCAGGCGGCCGCCGCGTTCCGTGCGCACGTGACCGAGGAGATCGAGCGGGCCCGGATGTCGGTGGCGGCACGGGGCGCCGACCTGCTCGGGCAGGCGCTCACGATCCGGCTCACGGCGGACAACCTCGCCCGCGAGCAGAGCAGGCTTCGTGAGCAGGCCGCCGCCGAGGAGAACGTGGCTCTGGCTGCGGAGACCGACCGCCCCGACCCCGGCCCGGTCGCCAGCATCCCCGCTCAGCCCTGGGGCGGCGACCACTGCCCCGGTCACGAGAACACCGGCTGCCCGTGGGACAAGCCCGCGGTCGGCACCGACGGCCTGTGCGCCCGGTGCCGCATTGAGGCGGTGAAGAGGCAGCCCGCGCACGTCGGCTGA